The Bombus vancouverensis nearcticus chromosome 17, iyBomVanc1_principal, whole genome shotgun sequence genome has a window encoding:
- the LOC117161821 gene encoding venom acid phosphatase Acph-1-like, which translates to MIGIKVCVQLFWFFLILQSTKSKKEDYEVELVQVVFRHGDRTPTKSELYKKLAYNPIYDSLGYGQLTEAGKIREFRLGAILRKRYRAFLGDHHKYGSVYAYSSDIDRTKMSLQLVLGGLYPPKLNKEGHLELSPIATHFVPLILDNLMFPMLCPAYLKEYIKTKVSSSVRATISKNKKLFQYLANYTGSDMILDPIFSTYKLHHFLTTQESMNITLPEWATKDVQRKMDSLVKLEYDIQSHNTIMKRLNGGFLVKEFIKNMDAKKTRNSPKIYVYSGHEVNVAAFAKAHDLTKPQMPFFGSAIIVEKLRNCAGKQFVRMLHWSGVEEKLTTYAIPNCGEICPYEKYVRHMKRVIPSDEESDCLWNNVSLGKLRRYYTGLLDLITK; encoded by the exons ATGATTGGTATAAAAGTATGCGTACAATTATTTTGGTTCTTTTTGATCCTGCAGTCAACAAAGTCGAAGAAAGAAGATTATGAAGTGGAGTTGGTGCAAGTT GTGTTTAGACATGGCGATCGAACACCAACTAAATcagaattatataaaaagttAGCCTATAATCCAATTTACGACTCGCTTGGTTATGGTCAGTTAACCGAG GCTGGGAAAATAAGAGAATTTCGTCTTGGTGCGATATTGAGAAAACGGTATCGTGCATTTCTTGGTGATCATCATAAATATGGTAGCGTTTATGCCTATAGTTCGGATATTGATCGAACAAAAATGTCTCTGCAATTAGTTCTGGGCGGTCTGTATCCACCAAAGTTGAACAAAGAGGGCCACTTAGAGTTATCTCCAATAGCAACGCATTTTGTACCACTGATTCTAGACAATCTAATGTTTCCAATGCTTTGTCCAGC ATACCTAAAGGAATATATCAAGACTAAAGTTTCATCTTCAGTTCGTGCAACAATATCGAAGAACAAAAAACTTTTCCAGTATCTTGCAAATTACACCGGATCAGACATGATCTTGGATCCAATCTTTTCGACTTACAAGCTGCACCACTTCTTGACAACACAG gAAAGTATGAACATTACTCTCCCAGAATGGGCAACTAAAGATGTGCAACGCAAAATGGACTCACTTGTTAAATTAGAGTACGATATTCAGTCTCATAACACAATAATGAAACGACTGAATGGAGGTTTCCTTGTAAAGGAATTTATAAAAAACATGGATGCCAAGAAAACTAGAAATTCTCCAAAAATTTACGTATATAGTGGGCATGAAGTGAATGTTGCAGCTTTTGCCAAAGCACACGATTTAACTAAACCTCAAATGCCTTTCTTTGGATCGGCAATTATAGTCGAAAAATTGCGAAATTGTGCCGGCAAGCAATTTGTTAGA ATGTTACACTGGAGTGGCGTTGAAGAAAAATTAACGACTTACGCGATTCCTAATTGTGGTGAAATATGTCCGTACGAGAAGTACGTAAGACACATGAAACGTGTGATCCCTTCGGACGAAGAATCAGATTGCTTATGGAATAATGTATCGCTGGGAAAGTTACGTCGATATTACACAGGACTATTGGATTTAATTACGAAATAG
- the LOC117161826 gene encoding venom acid phosphatase Acph-1-like, whose product MIRIKVYVEIFFLLTLIVQSTKANYELELLQIVFRHGDRTPSKEELYPTLAYNPIYESLGYGQLTEVGKIREFRLGAMLRRRYSTFLGGSHKYGSVFAYSSDVERTKMSLQLVLAGLYPPTLSEEGRILLSPIAANYLPTIVDNLLFPIRCPAFRDEYRKTKNSPLIQKKISQNKRLFEYLAMHTGLNMTSDPIYSTYVLHILFTTQKSMNIALPKWATEDVQRKIMPLVKLEYDIQSYNTLLKRLNGGFLLKEFIKNMDMKKDIRSPKIYVYSGHEINIAAFARAHNLIKPEIPSFGSAIMVETLRNSIGQKFVKILHWSGVTEELITYTIPKCGEICPYEQYVRLMQHVIPSKEESDCLWNSTSKEMLRLYYAGQLNLPKIYKYVLNFEIPA is encoded by the exons ATGATTCGTATAAAAGTATacgtagaaatatttttcctccTAACTCTGATCGTGCAGTCAACAAAAGCAAATTATGAGTTGGAGTTGCTTCAAATT gTATTTAGACATGGCGATCGCACACCAAGTAAAGAAGAATTATACCCTACATTAGCCTATAATCCTATTTACGAATCGCTTGGTTATGGTCAATTAACTGAG GTTGGGAAAATAAGAGAATTTCGTCTTGGCGCAATGTTGAGAAGACGGTATAGTACATTTCTGGGTGGTAGTCATAAATATGGTAGCGTTTTCGCTTACAGTTCGGACGTTGAGCGAACAAAAATGTCTCTGCAGCTAGTCTTGGCTGGTCTGTATCCTCCTACACTGAGCGAGGAAGGCCGAATACTGTTATCTCCAATAGCAGCGAATTACTTGCCGACGATTGTAGACAATCTACTGTTCCCAATAAGGTGTCCAGC TTTCCGCGATGAATATCGTAAAACGAAAAATTCACCTTTGATTCAGAAGAAAATATCGCAGAACAAACGACTTTTTGAGTATCTTGCAATGCACACTGGTTTAAACATGACATCAGATCCGATTTACTCAACTTATGTATTACACATCCTCTTTACGACACAG AAAAGTATGAACATTGCCCTCCCCAAGTGGGCAACCGAAGATGTACAAAGGAAAATAATGCCACTTGTAAAATTGGAGTATGATATTCAATCTTATAACACGTTACTGAAGCGACTAAATGGAGGTTTTCTTCTAAAGGAATTCATTAAAAACATGGATATGAAGAAAGATATAAGGTCTCCGAAGATTTATGTATATAGCGGGCATGAAATAAACATTGCAGCTTTTGCCAGAGCACACAATTTAATTAAACCTGAAATCCCCAGTTTTGGATCTGcaattatggttgaaacattacGAAACAGCATTGGTCAAAAATTTGTTAAG ATATTACACTGGAGTGGCGTTACGGAAGAGTTGATCACTTATACGATTCCCAAATGTGGTGAAATATGTCCATATGAGCAGTACGTAAGACTTATGCAACATGTTATCCCTTCGAAAGAAGAATCAGATTGCTTATGGAATAGTACATCAAAGGAAATGTTACGTCTGTATTACGCAGGACAATTGAATCTACCTAAAATATACAAGTATGTTTTGAATTTCGAAATTCCGGCTTGA